One Chanodichthys erythropterus isolate Z2021 chromosome 10, ASM2448905v1, whole genome shotgun sequence DNA segment encodes these proteins:
- the LOC137027966 gene encoding uncharacterized protein isoform X4, translating to MHLDRFQHPYRPLFGRPTMTQLGRHLDVQHLTFERGVFGDDVESVSVMEGNSVTLRTDTKIQNDEVITWKFRQDSIATLNRGKTGGVLPKIKPNEAFKDRLQLNNQTGDLRIMKIRISDSGPYRLEISRTKGLSIKTFDISVSDSGVNSLLVLVGEYFTLQTGVPDIQKYDVIQWRFEHQNTSVAEINRPAGRFYINDDADGIFRQRLHLDYWTGSLTIRNIRTEHSGLYEVDIGTSSSNHIIHKSFNVTVRGEVKSVSVREGESVTLETDIAEIERDDQIWWMFGQSQIAEIYKATRLYYIYDGPDERFRDRLKLDKKTGSLNITNITTEHAGLYDLKISSSRNTINKRFIVTVTVTGGVIYYRQKFSKLESKTLKSVYATEGMDVVLETDVKVHRGDLIMWMFKNTIIKATVAAMPSRTSPFDSSDKILNEEGTLELDKTTGFLTIKNIKTTHAGFYDLKIQRNNNSSSFKSFKLSVFGSDKSNVYDAGDPRESLINSDNKIV from the exons gtgtgtttggtgaTGATGTGGAATCTgtgtcagtgatggagggaaATTCAGTCACTTTACGGACTGATACAAAAATACAGAATGATGAAGTGATTACGTGGAAGTTTAGACAAGATTCCATTGCTACACTGAATAGAGGGAAGACCGGTGGAGTCTTACCTAAGATTAAACCCAATGAAGCTTTCAAAGACCGACTGCAGCTTAACAATCAGACTGGAGATCTCAGAATCATGAAGATCAGAATCTCAGACTCTGGACCCTATAGACTTGAGATCAGCAGGACTAAAGGGTTATCAATCAAGACATTCGATATCA GTGTGAGTGATTCTGGAGTGAATTCATTGTTAGTGCTGGTGGGAGAATATTTTACTCTACAGACTGGTGTTCCTGATATCCAGAAATATGATGTGATACAATGGAGGTTTGAACATCAAAACACCTCTGTAGCTGAAATCAATAGACCTGCTGGAAGATTCTACATAAATGATGATGCTGATGGAATATTCAGACAGAGACTACATCTGGATTATtggactggatctctgaccatcaggAACATCAGAACCGAACACTCTGGGCTTTATGAAGTTGACATCGGTACCAGCAGCAGCAATCACATCATACACAAGTCATTTAATGTGACTGTCAGAG GTGAAGTGAAGTCAGTGTCAGTGAGGGAAGGAGAATCTGTCACACTAGAAACTGATATTGCTGAAATAGAGAGAGATGATCAGATATGGTGGATGTTTGGACAATCTCAAATAGCTGAAATCTATAAAGCAACCCGACTATACTATATATATGATGGTCCTGatgagagattcagagacagactgaagctggacaagaagactggatctctgaacatcacaaacatcacaacTGAACATGCTGGACTCTATGATCTGAagatcagcagcagcagaaacaccATAAACAAGAGATTCATTGTTACTGTTACTGTTACTG GTGGTGTGATTTACTATCGCCAGAAGTTCTCGAAACTAGAAAGTAAAACAT TGAAGTCAGTGTACGCGACAGAGGGAATGGATGTCGTTCTAGAAACTGATGTTAAAGTACATAGAGGTGATCTGATCATGTggatgtttaaaaatacaattatcaAAGCTACAGTGGCTGCAATGCCCAGCAGGACTTCCCCATTTGATAGTTCTGATAAGATACTTAATGAAGAAGGCACACTGGAGCTGGACAAGACCACTGGATTTCTCACCATCAAGAACATCAAAACGACACATGCTGGATTTTATGATTTAAAGATTCAGAGGAACAACAATTCTTCCTCATTCAAGTCTTTCAAGCTTTCTGTGTTTG gttCAGATAAAAGCAATGTATATGATGCAGGGGACCCAAGAGAATCTTTGATAAATTCAGACAACAAAATCGTTTAG
- the LOC137027966 gene encoding uncharacterized protein isoform X3, producing MKSAFILILFPLFLIGVFGDDVESVSVMEGNSVTLRTDTKIQNDEVITWKFRQDSIATLNRGKTGGVLPKIKPNEAFKDRLQLNNQTGDLRIMKIRISDSGPYRLEISRTKGLSIKTFDISVSDSGVNSLLVLVGEYFTLQTGVPDIQKYDVIQWRFEHQNTSVAEINRPAGRFYINDDADGIFRQRLHLDYWTGSLTIRNIRTEHSGLYEVDIGTSSSNHIIHKSFNVTVRGEVKSVSVREGESVTLETDIAEIERDDQIWWMFGQSQIAEIYKATRLYYIYDGPDERFRDRLKLDKKTGSLNITNITTEHAGLYDLKISSSRNTINKRFIVTVTVTAVSGSGQSVWIVFAVLLCVAAVGGVIYYRQKFSKLESKTLKSVYATEGMDVVLETDVKVHRGDLIMWMFKNTIIKATVAAMPSRTSPFDSSDKILNEEGTLELDKTTGFLTIKNIKTTHAGFYDLKIQRNNNSSSFKSFKLSVFGSDKSNVYDAGDPRESLINSDNKIV from the exons gtgtgtttggtgaTGATGTGGAATCTgtgtcagtgatggagggaaATTCAGTCACTTTACGGACTGATACAAAAATACAGAATGATGAAGTGATTACGTGGAAGTTTAGACAAGATTCCATTGCTACACTGAATAGAGGGAAGACCGGTGGAGTCTTACCTAAGATTAAACCCAATGAAGCTTTCAAAGACCGACTGCAGCTTAACAATCAGACTGGAGATCTCAGAATCATGAAGATCAGAATCTCAGACTCTGGACCCTATAGACTTGAGATCAGCAGGACTAAAGGGTTATCAATCAAGACATTCGATATCA GTGTGAGTGATTCTGGAGTGAATTCATTGTTAGTGCTGGTGGGAGAATATTTTACTCTACAGACTGGTGTTCCTGATATCCAGAAATATGATGTGATACAATGGAGGTTTGAACATCAAAACACCTCTGTAGCTGAAATCAATAGACCTGCTGGAAGATTCTACATAAATGATGATGCTGATGGAATATTCAGACAGAGACTACATCTGGATTATtggactggatctctgaccatcaggAACATCAGAACCGAACACTCTGGGCTTTATGAAGTTGACATCGGTACCAGCAGCAGCAATCACATCATACACAAGTCATTTAATGTGACTGTCAGAG GTGAAGTGAAGTCAGTGTCAGTGAGGGAAGGAGAATCTGTCACACTAGAAACTGATATTGCTGAAATAGAGAGAGATGATCAGATATGGTGGATGTTTGGACAATCTCAAATAGCTGAAATCTATAAAGCAACCCGACTATACTATATATATGATGGTCCTGatgagagattcagagacagactgaagctggacaagaagactggatctctgaacatcacaaacatcacaacTGAACATGCTGGACTCTATGATCTGAagatcagcagcagcagaaacaccATAAACAAGAGATTCATTGTTACTGTTACTGTTACTG CTGTTTCAGGTTCAGGTCAGTCTGTATGgattgtttttgctgttctgCTGTGTGTTGCTGCTGTAGGTGGTGTGATTTACTATCGCCAGAAGTTCTCGAAACTAGAAAGTAAAACAT TGAAGTCAGTGTACGCGACAGAGGGAATGGATGTCGTTCTAGAAACTGATGTTAAAGTACATAGAGGTGATCTGATCATGTggatgtttaaaaatacaattatcaAAGCTACAGTGGCTGCAATGCCCAGCAGGACTTCCCCATTTGATAGTTCTGATAAGATACTTAATGAAGAAGGCACACTGGAGCTGGACAAGACCACTGGATTTCTCACCATCAAGAACATCAAAACGACACATGCTGGATTTTATGATTTAAAGATTCAGAGGAACAACAATTCTTCCTCATTCAAGTCTTTCAAGCTTTCTGTGTTTG gttCAGATAAAAGCAATGTATATGATGCAGGGGACCCAAGAGAATCTTTGATAAATTCAGACAACAAAATCGTTTAG
- the LOC137027966 gene encoding uncharacterized protein isoform X1 → MHLDRFQHPYRPLFGRPTMTQLGRHLDVQHLTFERGVFGDDVESVSVMEGNSVTLRTDTKIQNDEVITWKFRQDSIATLNRGKTGGVLPKIKPNEAFKDRLQLNNQTGDLRIMKIRISDSGPYRLEISRTKGLSIKTFDISVSDSGVNSLLVLVGEYFTLQTGVPDIQKYDVIQWRFEHQNTSVAEINRPAGRFYINDDADGIFRQRLHLDYWTGSLTIRNIRTEHSGLYEVDIGTSSSNHIIHKSFNVTVRGEVKSVSVREGESVTLETDIAEIERDDQIWWMFGQSQIAEIYKATRLYYIYDGPDERFRDRLKLDKKTGSLNITNITTEHAGLYDLKISSSRNTINKRFIVTVTVTAVSGSGQSVWIVFAVLLCVAAVGGVIYYRQKFSKLESKTLKSVYATEGMDVVLETDVKVHRGDLIMWMFKNTIIKATVAAMPSRTSPFDSSDKILNEEGTLELDKTTGFLTIKNIKTTHAGFYDLKIQRNNNSSSFKSFKLSVFGSDKSNVYDAGDPRESLINSDNKIV, encoded by the exons gtgtgtttggtgaTGATGTGGAATCTgtgtcagtgatggagggaaATTCAGTCACTTTACGGACTGATACAAAAATACAGAATGATGAAGTGATTACGTGGAAGTTTAGACAAGATTCCATTGCTACACTGAATAGAGGGAAGACCGGTGGAGTCTTACCTAAGATTAAACCCAATGAAGCTTTCAAAGACCGACTGCAGCTTAACAATCAGACTGGAGATCTCAGAATCATGAAGATCAGAATCTCAGACTCTGGACCCTATAGACTTGAGATCAGCAGGACTAAAGGGTTATCAATCAAGACATTCGATATCA GTGTGAGTGATTCTGGAGTGAATTCATTGTTAGTGCTGGTGGGAGAATATTTTACTCTACAGACTGGTGTTCCTGATATCCAGAAATATGATGTGATACAATGGAGGTTTGAACATCAAAACACCTCTGTAGCTGAAATCAATAGACCTGCTGGAAGATTCTACATAAATGATGATGCTGATGGAATATTCAGACAGAGACTACATCTGGATTATtggactggatctctgaccatcaggAACATCAGAACCGAACACTCTGGGCTTTATGAAGTTGACATCGGTACCAGCAGCAGCAATCACATCATACACAAGTCATTTAATGTGACTGTCAGAG GTGAAGTGAAGTCAGTGTCAGTGAGGGAAGGAGAATCTGTCACACTAGAAACTGATATTGCTGAAATAGAGAGAGATGATCAGATATGGTGGATGTTTGGACAATCTCAAATAGCTGAAATCTATAAAGCAACCCGACTATACTATATATATGATGGTCCTGatgagagattcagagacagactgaagctggacaagaagactggatctctgaacatcacaaacatcacaacTGAACATGCTGGACTCTATGATCTGAagatcagcagcagcagaaacaccATAAACAAGAGATTCATTGTTACTGTTACTGTTACTG CTGTTTCAGGTTCAGGTCAGTCTGTATGgattgtttttgctgttctgCTGTGTGTTGCTGCTGTAGGTGGTGTGATTTACTATCGCCAGAAGTTCTCGAAACTAGAAAGTAAAACAT TGAAGTCAGTGTACGCGACAGAGGGAATGGATGTCGTTCTAGAAACTGATGTTAAAGTACATAGAGGTGATCTGATCATGTggatgtttaaaaatacaattatcaAAGCTACAGTGGCTGCAATGCCCAGCAGGACTTCCCCATTTGATAGTTCTGATAAGATACTTAATGAAGAAGGCACACTGGAGCTGGACAAGACCACTGGATTTCTCACCATCAAGAACATCAAAACGACACATGCTGGATTTTATGATTTAAAGATTCAGAGGAACAACAATTCTTCCTCATTCAAGTCTTTCAAGCTTTCTGTGTTTG gttCAGATAAAAGCAATGTATATGATGCAGGGGACCCAAGAGAATCTTTGATAAATTCAGACAACAAAATCGTTTAG
- the LOC137027966 gene encoding uncharacterized protein isoform X2, which translates to MHLDRFQHPYRPLFGRPTMTQLGRHLDVQHLTFERGVFGDDVESVSVMEGNSVTLRTDTKIQNDEVITWKFRQDSIATLNRGKTGGVLPKIKPNEAFKDRLQLNNQTGDLRIMKIRISDSGPYRLEISRTKGLSIKTFDISVSDSGVNSLLVLVGEYFTLQTGVPDIQKYDVIQWRFEHQNTSVAEINRPAGRFYINDDADGIFRQRLHLDYWTGSLTIRNIRTEHSGLYEVDIGTSSSNHIIHKSFNVTVRGEVKSVSVREGESVTLETDIAEIERDDQIWWMFGQSQIAEIYKATRLYYIYDGPDERFRDRLKLDKKTGSLNITNITTEHAGLYDLKISSSRNTINKRFIVTVTVTAVSGSGQSVWIVFAVLLCVAAVGGVIYYRQKFSKLESKTLKSVYATEGMDVVLETDVKVHRGDLIMWMFKNTIIKATVAAMPSRTSPFDSSDKILNEEGTLELDKTTGFLTIKNIKTTHAGFYDLKIQRNNNSSSFKSFKLSVFGILRCRSGTAASEVAFRCIYTI; encoded by the exons gtgtgtttggtgaTGATGTGGAATCTgtgtcagtgatggagggaaATTCAGTCACTTTACGGACTGATACAAAAATACAGAATGATGAAGTGATTACGTGGAAGTTTAGACAAGATTCCATTGCTACACTGAATAGAGGGAAGACCGGTGGAGTCTTACCTAAGATTAAACCCAATGAAGCTTTCAAAGACCGACTGCAGCTTAACAATCAGACTGGAGATCTCAGAATCATGAAGATCAGAATCTCAGACTCTGGACCCTATAGACTTGAGATCAGCAGGACTAAAGGGTTATCAATCAAGACATTCGATATCA GTGTGAGTGATTCTGGAGTGAATTCATTGTTAGTGCTGGTGGGAGAATATTTTACTCTACAGACTGGTGTTCCTGATATCCAGAAATATGATGTGATACAATGGAGGTTTGAACATCAAAACACCTCTGTAGCTGAAATCAATAGACCTGCTGGAAGATTCTACATAAATGATGATGCTGATGGAATATTCAGACAGAGACTACATCTGGATTATtggactggatctctgaccatcaggAACATCAGAACCGAACACTCTGGGCTTTATGAAGTTGACATCGGTACCAGCAGCAGCAATCACATCATACACAAGTCATTTAATGTGACTGTCAGAG GTGAAGTGAAGTCAGTGTCAGTGAGGGAAGGAGAATCTGTCACACTAGAAACTGATATTGCTGAAATAGAGAGAGATGATCAGATATGGTGGATGTTTGGACAATCTCAAATAGCTGAAATCTATAAAGCAACCCGACTATACTATATATATGATGGTCCTGatgagagattcagagacagactgaagctggacaagaagactggatctctgaacatcacaaacatcacaacTGAACATGCTGGACTCTATGATCTGAagatcagcagcagcagaaacaccATAAACAAGAGATTCATTGTTACTGTTACTGTTACTG CTGTTTCAGGTTCAGGTCAGTCTGTATGgattgtttttgctgttctgCTGTGTGTTGCTGCTGTAGGTGGTGTGATTTACTATCGCCAGAAGTTCTCGAAACTAGAAAGTAAAACAT TGAAGTCAGTGTACGCGACAGAGGGAATGGATGTCGTTCTAGAAACTGATGTTAAAGTACATAGAGGTGATCTGATCATGTggatgtttaaaaatacaattatcaAAGCTACAGTGGCTGCAATGCCCAGCAGGACTTCCCCATTTGATAGTTCTGATAAGATACTTAATGAAGAAGGCACACTGGAGCTGGACAAGACCACTGGATTTCTCACCATCAAGAACATCAAAACGACACATGCTGGATTTTATGATTTAAAGATTCAGAGGAACAACAATTCTTCCTCATTCAAGTCTTTCAAGCTTTCTGTGTTTG GCATCTTGCGCTGCAGAAGTGGCACAGCAGCATCTGAAGTTGCTTTTAGGTGTATTTACACAATTTAA